The proteins below come from a single Procambarus clarkii isolate CNS0578487 chromosome 54, FALCON_Pclarkii_2.0, whole genome shotgun sequence genomic window:
- the LOC138352699 gene encoding kinesin-related protein 12-like, protein MQREDKERQFLLEKLRLELQMKNETEKEKTRLEVENEKEKTKLEVEKEKAQVEREKERTKQMQIEANRTLAEQRIEYGLPESTTQVSHPPDVRSRKKDIPLFVPEEAESFFEHFEKTASIKEWPQEIWTQLVQLRLTGAAREAYTQLTLEECQDYATVKSSILRSFQLTPETYWKRW, encoded by the coding sequence atgcagcgtgaggacaaggagagacagttcctccTGGAGAAGTTAAGGTTGGAACTTCAGATGAAAAATGAaacagaaaaagagaaaaccagactggaggtagagaATGAAAAAGAAAAGACCAAActagaagtagaaaaagagaaagctcaGGTCGAaagggaaaaagagagaacaaaacaaatgcagatagaagcgaatagaaccttggctgagcaaaggattgaatatgggttgccagagagcactacccaggtatcacacccaccagatgttaggagtAGGAAAAAGGACATTCCCCTGTTTgtacccgaagaggcagagagcttctttgaACACTTTGAAAAAACAGCCAGCATCAAAGAATGGCCACAGGAAATCTGGACCCAACTGgtgcagttaagattgaccggtgcagccagagaggcatacacccaattgactCTAGAAgaatgccaggattatgccacagtaaagagcagcatactgcgcTCATTTCAGCTAACTCCAGAAACTTATTGGAAGCGCTGGTGA
- the LOC138352548 gene encoding uncharacterized protein, which produces MRTLQAGKLCALVPSPVKMTIFALLFLGCIAQIQGQAYQPYGTHAPLPVVTPTTSTVTTETTLTHTLRETTTSDVWVTEQTAITLTVTQTTTQWEFVPQQPQTVTSVIRVTSTPVVLVTATVGVYPVSTMVSVYSQFVTTTDTVKYWQTITHVAVTHEIQTVPVVSTQELVQDIVTTITQIVTTTVTSTTARYYA; this is translated from the exons ATGCGGACCCTGCAGGCAGGGAAACTGTGCGCTCTAGTCCCATCTCCCGTTAAG ATGACGATATTTGCTCTACTCTTCCTCGGTTGTATCGCCCAG ATCCAGGGTCAGGCGTACCAACCTTACGGCACCCACGCGCCCCTGCCAGTCGTCACCCCCACAACCTCCACAGTCACCACTGAG ACtaccctgacccacactctgcgggAGACTacaacctctgacgtctgggttaCTGAGCAGACAGCGATCACCCTGACAGTCACCCAGACAACCACCCAATGGGAGTTTGTTCCCCAGCAGCCACAGACGGTGACCTCTGTGATAAGGGTCACCTCCACACCGGTAGTGTTGGTGACGGCTACGGTGGGGGTCTACCCAGTGAGCACAATGGTCTCCGTCTACAGTCAGTTCGTCACCACAACAGATACTGTTAAATACTGGCAGACCATCACCCACGTGGCTGTCACTCACGAG ATCCAGACGGTCCCTGTGGTATCTACACAAGAACTCGTGCAGGATATAGTAACTACCATCACCCAAATAGTAACTACAACGGTTACGTCCACCACCGCCAGATACTATGCTTAA